In Cryptomeria japonica chromosome 10, Sugi_1.0, whole genome shotgun sequence, a genomic segment contains:
- the LOC131029281 gene encoding uncharacterized protein LOC131029281: MSIVWNMWMQRFFNTNPATAWRSAIVIQKRYVQAVSKGENNKFSQTSDTKENLKLEDAIPVVKTPSSSTKGETQKFSTEFKSGPTAHASKGKPPQHDGEKGK, encoded by the exons ATGAGTATCGTGTGGAATATGTGGATGCAAAGGTTCTTCAACACTAATCCAGCTACTGCTTGGAGAAGTGCAATTGTTATTCAAAAGAGATATGTACAAGCAGTTTCAAAGGGAGAGAATAATAAGTTTTCTCAGACCTCAGACACCAAGGAAAATCTGAAATTGG AAGATGCTATTCCAGTGGTGAAAACTCCCAGTAGTTCCACCAAAGGAGAAACTCAAAAGTTTTCTACT GAATTTAAATCGGGTCCTACAGCACATGCTAGTAAAGGAAAGCCTCCCCAACACGATGGGGAAAAAGGAAAGTGA